A window of the Terriglobales bacterium genome harbors these coding sequences:
- a CDS encoding response regulator: MTAAKDKALRLPLLVIEDEPSVMTLLRSALERSGYAIVPAPSGVEGLRLLAAGEYLGIITDMRMPGGVTGADVHAWIVAHRPQLASRILFITGDLVNEETVSLLQRTGAPCVEKPFRVQQLLSSVEKTFGKAP, translated from the coding sequence GTGACCGCCGCCAAGGACAAAGCACTCCGCCTGCCTCTCCTGGTGATCGAGGATGAGCCTTCGGTAATGACCTTGCTGCGCTCGGCGTTGGAGCGCAGTGGCTACGCCATCGTGCCCGCGCCCTCCGGGGTCGAGGGTCTGCGCCTGCTGGCCGCCGGCGAGTACCTGGGCATCATCACCGACATGCGCATGCCCGGCGGCGTCACCGGCGCCGACGTTCACGCCTGGATCGTCGCCCACCGTCCCCAACTCGCCTCCCGCATCCTGTTCATCACCGGCGACCTGGTGAACGAGGAGACCGTCAGCCTGCTGCAGCGCACCGGCGCGCCCTGCGTGGAGAAGCCGTTCCGCGTTCAGCAGTTGCTCTCCAGCGTGGAAAAGACCTTCGGCAAGGCCCCATGA
- a CDS encoding response regulator produces MSDDFQIQLLVVDDQQNIRKLCSTIGASLGFSCTEAESAEAALAHLQTGSPDLVLADLKMENMTGLEFLAQVKKLLPRTEIAIMTGYGTIESAVQAMKLGAYDYITKPFRVEELKLVLQRMAEKIRLVEENQFLRERVNALAAAPSEVRMDPQSSDLEEMERTTIQRVFEEVKGDKALAGRKLGISRATLYRKLKRYGIQGRASGAVHSQT; encoded by the coding sequence ATGAGCGACGACTTCCAAATCCAGTTGCTGGTCGTGGACGACCAGCAGAACATCCGCAAGCTCTGCAGCACCATCGGCGCCTCCCTGGGCTTCTCCTGCACCGAGGCCGAGAGTGCCGAAGCCGCCCTCGCCCACCTGCAGACCGGGTCCCCCGACCTAGTCCTGGCCGACCTCAAGATGGAGAACATGACCGGCCTGGAGTTCCTGGCACAGGTCAAGAAGCTGCTGCCGCGCACCGAGATCGCCATCATGACCGGCTACGGCACCATCGAGAGCGCGGTCCAGGCCATGAAGCTAGGCGCTTACGACTACATCACCAAGCCTTTCCGGGTGGAGGAGCTGAAGCTGGTGCTGCAGCGCATGGCGGAGAAGATCCGGCTGGTGGAGGAGAACCAGTTCCTGCGCGAGCGCGTGAACGCCTTGGCTGCCGCTCCGTCCGAGGTGCGCATGGACCCGCAGTCCTCTGACCTCGAGGAAATGGAGCGCACTACCATCCAGCGCGTCTTCGAAGAAGTGAAGGGCGACAAGGCCCTGGCCGGAAGAAAGCTGGGCATCAGCCGCGCTACCCTCTACCGCAAGCTCAAGCGCTACGGCATCCAAGGCCGGGCCTCGGGCGCCGTCCACAGCCAGACTTAG